The window TTCCTGACCACTGCCTTGATCATTCTCAGCCTCGCGGGGCCTGTTTGGGCGACCGAGGATGTTTCGCGCGCCTATCTTGACGAGTTAGTCACCCGGGCGAATGGCCTGCGTTTGGCGGAGACTCGTGAATGGCAGGTCTTGCTTCATTACCGGAGGAATTTGTGGGGCGGGTATACGAGCGAGCAGGATGCCCCAGGATTTTTCCTGGCGCCGGACGGGAAAGTGAATCCACAGGCGGAATTGGCGGCCACATTGACGCAGTTTTTCTCCGACGAGTTTGTCGGGCGATCGAAGCAGCCGGCCCAATGCGCATTCGTGGCGCGGTATTCTTTTCTGAAAGAGCGGCTCGCATTTGATCCGGAACGATTACGGCCTCTCGTGTGCGAGCGATTCAATAATTGGCTGGCCGATTTCGATGTGGAGGGAATCAGTCTCATATTCCCAACCGGGTTCATGAACAATCCCTCGTCCATGTTTGGGCACACGTTTCTCAGGATCGATCAAAAGGGCCAAACTCCGCACACGCGCATACTGGCGTCCACGATCAACTTCGCCGCGGAATTACCGCCGGACGCCGGAATCGAATATCCGATCAAAGGCATTTTCGGAATGTACCCGGGGTATTTTTCAACGATTCCGTACTATCTCAAGGTGCAGGAGTATCGGGATATCGAGAACCGGGATATTTGGGAGTACCGGCTCAATCTGACGCCTGACCAAGTCCGCCGTCTGCTCATGCATGCCTGGGAAATGGGGAATGCGACCTTCGACTACTATTTCTTCGGCGAGAATTGCTCATATCACATCCTGGCCCTCTTGGATGCCGCCGACACGGCCTTCCGGCTGGCCGACCAGTTCCCGTACTACACGATTCCCGCCGATAGTATGCGCGCCGTGTTGGCGCAGCAGGGGCTTGTCGGCGCGGTCGTGTACCGCCCGTCACGATTGACGCTGGTCAAACGCAAACGGGAGCTGCTTGACCAGGAAGAAGATCGCTGGTTGCGGCGACTTTTAGAGAAGCCAGATGAGGCGCGGAGCGAGTCGTTTTCTGCGGTCCCGCAGGCTCGCAGGGTTCTTCTTCTGGACACTGCGTCAGATTATCTGCTGTTGAGGAGCGAAGGGGCCGGTGAGAAGGAGAATCCTTGGCGGGATCGCAATAAAATTATACTGTCCGCTCGCGCGGAGCTAAAGACGCCATCTCCAGACATGGAGGTGCAACCTTTTGTCGATCGTCCTGATGCTGGGCATGAGACCAGGCGTATTGGGGTAGGTGCTGGCTGGAGGAATAATCGGCCTTTCGAGGAGGTAGCGTTCCGCGGGGCGTATCACGACATTCTTGACCCAGAGCGGGGCTATACGCCGGATGCGCAAATTGAAATCGTCTCATTGGCCATCAGAAAGTATGCGCCGGCTAATTGGTACAACATGAGCATGGGCCGGAGCCTGAATGAATCGCAGGTCCGTCTGGAGCGGTTTTCGTTATT is drawn from Nitrospira sp. and contains these coding sequences:
- a CDS encoding DUF4105 domain-containing protein, whose amino-acid sequence is MAGPLLFLPLRCSLFPFLTTALIILSLAGPVWATEDVSRAYLDELVTRANGLRLAETREWQVLLHYRRNLWGGYTSEQDAPGFFLAPDGKVNPQAELAATLTQFFSDEFVGRSKQPAQCAFVARYSFLKERLAFDPERLRPLVCERFNNWLADFDVEGISLIFPTGFMNNPSSMFGHTFLRIDQKGQTPHTRILASTINFAAELPPDAGIEYPIKGIFGMYPGYFSTIPYYLKVQEYRDIENRDIWEYRLNLTPDQVRRLLMHAWEMGNATFDYYFFGENCSYHILALLDAADTAFRLADQFPYYTIPADSMRAVLAQQGLVGAVVYRPSRLTLVKRKRELLDQEEDRWLRRLLEKPDEARSESFSAVPQARRVLLLDTASDYLLLRSEGAGEKENPWRDRNKIILSARAELKTPSPDMEVQPFVDRPDAGHETRRIGVGAGWRNNRPFEEVAFRGAYHDILDPERGYTPDAQIEIVSLAIRKYAPANWYNMSMGRSLNESQVRLERFSLFNMVSLAPMDSLFHAPSWKLGIGMNTIHHNTCQLCSNGVFNAGMGGSTESHWLRRELWFAFAEAEANYSKAYEERHRIGGGGTVGLLADLTDRWKLLISGTYLRYALGEHGDDVRWTVGQRVTILQNFSLRLDYNHRDRDDDVVFSGLFYF